The Xenorhabdus poinarii G6 nucleotide sequence ATGGTTTTAAGGGTTGCCGCCTGCATCGCATTTTTAATACTACCGCTGCCTGCCGTATAGTTCAGAAGAGCCGGTACTCGCCCTTTTAATGAAGTACCATAAATGACAGCCGCCATCTCAATCGTATTTGGCAACAACAGGCCAACCCGTTCATCGGCTTGTGTAAAACGTTCTAAGATCCGGCTAACACCCAACATTTTTTTCAGCAAAGAGTGATAACTATCTTCTTTAAAATTCATATCTTCAATGCAGCGTTTGAAGCGACCAAAACGTTTTTGCGCAGTCAGATAAGCACTGAACAACGTCTCCTTTGGGCGCGTCTGTATCCTCGCTTCCATCATCATGGCATGAAGATGCTCTCCAGCTAAACGGCGACGCATAGTTGAATCAGGCCCATCTGGCATCGGCAGATCGACAGCAGGTAAAATCTTGAGGGTGATTTTCGGGAACCAGTGCAACTTCATGATCCCTCTTAAGCGACTAAAGACCGTTTGCTCTGCCCCCTCAATGCGTATTGGAACAACCTTTGCGCCGGATTTCGCGGCAATAAAAGCAGTACCATCATAAATTTTCATAAGGGATCCAGTCACCGTGATCCTTCCTTCAGGGAAAATCACAATCGGACGACCTTTATCCACTTCTTTGACCAACGTCCTGACTGCCATTGGATTGGTAGGATCCAGTGGTACAACATCAGCATAAGGCTTAACGAATCTGAAAAAGCGCTGGGTTGCAATACTGGAATAGATAGCGAATACCGGTTTTACCGGCAAAAATAACCCAATGAGCAAACCATCCAGAAACGAAACATGATTGGGTGTAATAATACATTTCGGGTGTGTGAGCGGTTTGTGGTCCCCTTCAACGGTCACTCTAAAGAGAACACGAACAAGTAATCGAATAAAATTTAAGAGCATATCCATATCTCAAATATAATTAAATAAAATTAAAGTGAGCAAATTGAATAATACTATAAATTGTATAGGTAATCTGATATATAAGATTTTCCTGTTAAATAAAAAATAAACTTAAACGCTTTTAATATATCAAATTAGATTACTTTTCTGACTTAAAATGTAAGATTTAACACAGGAAACAATATCTTCTGTTGCAAGACTGGCATCGACAACGAAGTCAGCACACGCTTGATATAATGGTTCCCTTTTAACCAATATTTCTTCCATTTCCTCTATGATGGACTTCCCTGTTAAGCTAGGACGCTGTGAATTTTCTGGATTGAGTGATAACCGTTGACTCAGGACTTCGGCGGATGCCTGTAAATAAATGACGATACCATTTTGTTGCATATACTGACGGTTCTCAGGCGACAAAACCATTCCCCCACCTGTTGAAATAACATGTTCATTCTGACTCAGCGCTTTCAATGTGTGGCTTTCTAATTGTCTGAAATGTTCCCATCCATGCTGCTCAACAAGCTCGGCAATCGTCATTGTACTGATGGTCTGAATACGCTCATCCGTGTCAATAAATTTATACGACAACGCTTTCGACAACAACTTACCTATTGTCGTCTTCCCTGCACCTCGTGCACCTACGATGAATAGAGTTTGTTTCATTTCGTTGTTTTCCTGAATAATTTATAAAATTAAGCTTAAACATAAAGTATAGTAACTAAATATTTACACTGGTGTAAAAAGGTATTTTTAATCGAACAAAAAGTCACACTTAGAATTAAGTGTGACTCATCGTCGTTCAACCCGTTTTAATTAACATGGAATCATCGTTAACGGCGTGGCAAATAATCGCCATAACCAATCCATTTATAGGTTGTCAGTGCATCAAGCCCCATTGGACCTCTGGAGTGCAATTTCTGAGTGCTGACAGCCACCTCTGCCCCCAAACCAAATTGCCCGCCATCCGTAAAACGTGTACTTGCATTCACATATACCGCGGCTGAATCAACGTGGCGCACAAAATGGTCAGCCTGCTGCAATGAATCCGTCAGGATCGCATCAGAGTGAGCGGTACCATAGGCACGAATGTGCTCAATAGCATGTCCGATATCACTGACAATTTTCACATTCATATCTAAAGATAACCATTCATCACAGTAATCATCTTCTGTGACTTCGACGACAGTAGCAGGGCCATCTTTCAACAATACCATTGCTGATTTACTTGCGTGCAATGTCACTCCCAGTGCTTTCATTTTGACACTTAAACTAGGCAGAAAATCAACGGCGATTTTTTTATGTACTAATAACGTTTCTAATGAATTACAAGCACTTGGGCGCTGAACTTTTGCATTAGTGATGATTTCTAATGCTCTTTCAATATTGACGGTTTCATCCACAAACGTATGACAAACACCAATACCACCAGTAATCACCGGAATAGTCGATTGTTCCCGGCATAATTTATGCAATCCAACCCCACCTCGCGGGATCAACATATCGACATAACGATCCATTTTCAGTAACTCAGCCACCCATTCACGATCGGGTTTATTGATAGCCTGAACCGCGGCGGCAGGTAAACCGCTTTGTTCTAATGCCTGCTGTATCACTTTCACCATCGCCTGATTAGTATAGTGAGTCTCTTTGCCACCCCGCAGGATCACCGCATTACCTGTTTTCAGGCACAAAGATGCCACATCAATGGTCACATTGGGACGAGCTTCATAAATCACACCAATCACCCCCAAAGGAACCCGGCGGCGACTCAGTTGCAACCCATTATCCAATAATTGTCCATCAATAACCTGCCCTACAGGATCAGCCAGACGGCAAACCTGGCGTACATCATCAGTTATCGCTCTCAGCCGTTCAGGTGTCAGTAATAACCGATCGAGCAGTGCTTCACTCATTCCCTGTTCACGGGCTTGCTCCATATCTTGCTGATTAGCCGCAAGAATGGCTTCAATTTCTGTTTCCAACAAATCAGCAATATGATTTAACGCTTGGTTTTTCTGATTAGTACTTAATTGCGCCAATTGCCATGATGCTGCTTTGGCTGCTTTTCCCATTTGCTCTAGCTCTAGCATGGTGGAACCCTTCACTTACGATCAATGATGATCTCTCAATTACGACGTTCATTAAATTACGATAAAATCGTCACGGTGAACCGCAACAGCACCATATTCATAACCCAATATCTGGCTAATTTGCTGTGAATGATGGCCTGCAATCAAACGTAAAGCATCACTGTTGTAACGGCACACGCCATGAGCCAAATCTTTGCCCGATAGGCTACGGATGCAAATAACTTCACCGCGGGAAAAATCACCTTTAACGTTTTTGATTCCTTTGGGGAGTAACGAACTCCCTTTCCCGATAATCGCCGCTTCTGCACCGTGATCAACAATAATTTCCCCCGCCGGAGGTGCACCAAAGATCCAACGCTTGCGGCTTTCCATCGGAGTCGCCAGCCCACGAAAGCGTGTTCCCACTGAGTTGCCTTCAATAACGTCCGCAATCACATCCGGCCTATTACCGGCGGCGATAATAACATCAATACCGGCTCGTCCAGCGACCCCCGCCGCCTGAAGTTTTGTTGCCATTCCCCCAGTGCCTAACCCCGAAACACTGTCTCCTGCCATCATTTTCAGTTCATCACTAATATCATGCACTTCAGCAATCAATGTTGCATCGGGGTTATTGCGCGGATCGGCGGTATAAAGTCCTGCGATATCGGTCAGGAGCAAAAGTTTATCCGCACTCCCCAGAATAGCCGCCAGCGCAGAAAGATTATCATTGTCACCCACTTTAATCTCTGCTGTCGCAACAGCATCATTTTCATTAATAATGGGCACAATGCGATTATCAAGCAAAGCCTGTAGGGTGTCCCTTGCATTCAGGAAACGTTCACGATCTTCCAAATCCGCACGGGTCAGAAGCATTTGCCCAACATGAATACCATAAATAGAGAAAAGCTGTTCCCACAACTGAATCAGACGACTTTGCCCAACGGCTGCCAGCAACTGCTTTGACGCAATCGTTGCCGGAAGATCAGGGTAACCTAAATGTTCACGTCCAGCCGCAATCGCACCAGACGTCACAATAATAATGCGATGGCCTTTTTCATGCTGTTGAGCACATTGACGAACCAATTCCACAATGTGAGCACGATTCAAACGACGAGAGCCACCAGTCAATACACTCGTCCCCAGTTTCACAACCAATGTTTGGCTGCCATTCATCATATTTCTGCCATTATCGTTAATTTGAAAAAGATAATGCCCAGTTTTAACAGGAGAGAAGCGTTATGCCAACTGTCATAACGCAAAATTTAATAAAAGCAGGTTAAAAACAAAGTCATGCTATAACTTGTGTTTGAAGGGTAGCCGTATTTTCTGATGGGATCAACGTCAATTTGAGCGTATCAAAAGCATCGGCCAAACGTTGGTGAAATGTCTGCAAAGTTGATTCAAGGTGTTCTAGATCAGACTTTTTTTTGATACCCATGACATGCCACTCACCATGTTTATCAAACAAACCTATCTGATAATTATAAACAAAACCTTGATCCTGCTCTTCTAATTCTAACCACCACCCCCAAAATTCCCGTTTTTCTGGCGTCACTTTTGCACTGACACAAACCGCCAGACAGTCAAAGAAAAAATAACCATTCTGACACTTTAATTCACGTACATACGGTCCTAATGCAGAAAAACGCTTTAACAACCTATTTTTAGAATAACTTGTGGGTAAAGTCATACAAAGGTCTCCTTATATACAGAATACCTTTGTATCAAATGATTACAAAATTTCAAGTTATAAATTTCACTTTATAAAACTTTTTCTTTCAACCATACACTTATTTCGTGTAACGACCTATTGAAACCTCTATAAATGGGTGTAGCAGGAATAGCCCGTAAAGAACCATCCATCGATGACATTGCAATTAACTTTGAGTCTTTTCTTGGACTGAAAATATCATCTTCCCAATACACTGAAAACATAGGCACAGTACAACGACGTCCTAACAGCCCTTGTTTTTTCAATGAATAGCAACTCAGTTCTGATCGTAATCTTTCTGCATCAAGATGATAAATCCCCAAGCGATTGGCCAATACGTCAATATACATTGACGGAATTTTCTGCTGTAGTTTTTCATCGTACAGCAATTCATGCACAATCGGGCCTATCACCGACACTCCTTTAATTAATTTCGGCTCCAGATAAGCAAGACGAACAGCAATATTAGCGCCAAAACGAAAACCAAATACACCGACACGAGTATGATCAATCCACGGTATTCTATTGAGTTGTTGTAGAATTTGTCGATGAAGTGCGCAGGTATCCTGTGTCAATGTGAATTTAGCGGAGTAACCAACGGAAGGCATATCTACCGTTAACATAGCAAAACCAAGGGGCGCCAAGTGCTCACAGAATAACCGCCAAAAATCACTCTGTACATTATCAAGACTGGCACAAACGAATATGGTTGGACAAGGCTCCTCTATATGGGAAGGAATATGCAATAACCCCGTCACACTTTTGCCATCTTCCAGCCGGAATACCAATTTTTTCAATTCATGATCAGAAAAACGGGCCGCATTTTCATAGGCTTTATTTGCCAGCACAATCGCCTGATCGGCCAATTCATCACCACGTAAATGAGGATAAGCCGCAATACCGTATAATGTTGCAGCCTTTGACCAGTATTCACTGGCTTTTTCTACATCCCCAGTATTCAAGGCTTCTTGTTGCCAGTGCATGGCTTCCTGGGACCACTCAAATGCCCAGTTTCCTTTGCGATAGCCGACCACAGTATCCAACAAATGTTCAGTACTACGCTCGGCATCAGTTACGGCAATCCGACTTAGCACATCTTGAATTTCCAGCGGATTGACACCCCTCCAGATCCAAGCGAGCCAATTAATCATTCGATACCAACGCTCGCGGCGCTCGCTACGAAGCACACTATCACTGGCCGTTCCCGATTGTGGACAAGTATATCTTACCAGTGTAGAAGTCTCCCGTTGTTTAAAACGAGGTTTAAACAACGATTCTGAAAGGTTTTGTTTCGTCATGACAAAGAAAATTTTGATTACTTATCACAAATAGGCGGAATGAACATTACACCCATATCCCATGGCTGTTCAATCCAGGTATTCTGGGGGATATCCACAACATAATCATCGACAAGAGGACGGCCGGTCGGTTTTGCAAAAATCGTGACAAAATGGGCTTTTGGATACATATCACGAATTGCCTGAGCCGTACCACCAGTATCAACCAGATCATCAACAACGATGAAGCCTTCACCGTCACCTTCTGCTTTTTTCAATACTTTCAACTCGCGCTGATTATCATGATCATAGCTGGAAATACAGACCGTATCGACATGGCGAATGCCCAATTCACGCGCCAGTAACGCACCGGGCACGAGACCACCACGGCTAACAGCGATAATACCTTTCCATTGTTCTACAGGAAGTAAACGTTGTGCCAATTGACGGGCATGTATTTGCAACATATCCCACGTTACAACATATTTCTCACTCATAAAATTTGATCCTGGAAGCTAAAGAATATTTCAGAAAAGTGTTCTTGCGGAAAAAAAGGTTGCGCGAGATTATAGTGATTTGAACAGACAAAAACCAGTAGAAACAAGATAAGACCCGCGGTAATCACCGCTAAAATACCGATAACTATCTACTGTTAAACCGATATACTGACCATCTTCGATTTGTGCCGTGATCTGTGGTTGTGAAAGCTTTAATGCAATTACCAAGTACGTTAAATCTAAAGAATAACCATGTGATAGACCGTCTTGCATCCCAAAAGCTTGGGTACACTTTTGCTTAATGGGTAATGTCTCCGGTTGTAGAGGCCTGACATAACGCGCGGATAAAACTAGCCCCGTTGACCCTGAGGTAAGCCCCATTCTGACTGCACATGGTAAGCAATAAAATGATATTCTCAGGCATTACATGGGCATTAGGGCAATACAGATGATAATAAGCACTCTAATGCATCAAACATCATCATTTTTATCTCACTTACATGTCGTTATAGGAGATTCACAGTGTCTGAATTATCAACATTATCCCCGCAACCATTATGGGATATTTTTGCTCAAATCTGCGCCATTCCTCATCCTTCCTATCATGAAGAAGCTTTGGTCGCTCATATCATTGAGTGGGCAAAAAACAAAAAATTCCATGTAGAGCGGGATGAAATCGGCAATGTTTTGATCAGAAAACCCGCATCAAAGGGCATGGAAAATCGCAAGGCTGTCGTACTTCAGGCACACCTTGACATGGTTCCACAAAAAAACAACGACACTCAACACGATTTTACACAAGATCCTATCCGTCCTTATATCGATGGCGACTGGGTGACGGCTGATGGCACTACGCTTGGTGCGGATAACGGTATCGGTATGGCTTCCGCTCTGGCGGTGTTGGCAGACGAATCCATCAAACATGGTCCCCTGGAAGTGTTACTTACCATGACCGAAGAGGCGGGTATGGATGGCGCATTCGACCTGCAATCTGGCTGGTTGCAAGCTGATATTCTGATCAATACCGATTCAGAAGAAGAAGGTGAAATCTATATGGGTTGTGCTGGTGGTATTGATGTTGTCACCGCTTTGCAACTGTCACGTGAAGCACTACCGACTAACTACAAAACCCTGCAATTAACGATTAAGGGATTAAAAGGAGGTCACTCTGGGGGCGACATTCATCTGGGATTAGGCAATGCTAACAAACTGCTGGCTCGCTTTCTGGCGGCGCATACGGATGAGCTGGAACTAAAATTAATCCATCTGCAAGGTGGAACGCTACGCAACGCTATCCCTCGCGAAGGTTCAACTATCATTGCCGTTCCTGCCCATAAAGTTGAAAAACTGTCTCAATTGAAAGAGAGCTATCTGGAAACATTGAAAAACGAATATGCTGTCGTTGAACACAATCTCACGCTCTTGTTGGAAGAAACCGAAATATCATCACACGCATTAACCACAGATTGTCAGACGCGCTTCATCTCCATGCTCAACAGCATGCCTAATGGTGTTATTCGGATGAGTGATGTTGCCAAAGGTGTTGTAGAAACATCTCTGAACATGGGCATTGTCACCATGGATGAAGAAAAAACGGAAGTTATTTGCCTGATTCGTTCACTCATCGAAAGTGGCAAGGATTATGTGGTTGAAATTCTGCGTTCTCTGGCAAAACTGTCCGGGGCAGAAATCATAGCAAGTGGCAGCTATCCGGGGTGGCAACCTGATGCCAATTCCCCCATTATGCAGTTAGTACGTGAAACTTATCATCAATTGTTCGATAAAACCCCGAATATTATGGTGATCCACGCCGGCTTGGAATGTGGTCTATTTAAAAAACCGTATCCTGATATGGATATGGTTTCTATCGGCCCAACTATCCGCGGCGCTCATTCCCCTGATGAAAAAGTTCACATTAAGAGTGTCGGTCAATATTGGCAATTACTCACTGCGATTCTAAAAGCGATCCCGGTTAAAGAATAAAGAAACGATGTTTTCTCCCCTGCTATCTGGCTGGGGAGGAGATGCCAGCTTCACATTTTATTGACACTTTTACATTTTGTTTTATTACGCCAATACGTCCTAGGGTTTGTCACTATAAGTGATACATCATGGCTCAGAATGACTTATCTTAAATGCCCTGTTTTTCATGCTATAACACTGAAGGATTAATGA carries:
- the aroL gene encoding shikimate kinase AroL; the protein is MKQTLFIVGARGAGKTTIGKLLSKALSYKFIDTDERIQTISTMTIAELVEQHGWEHFRQLESHTLKALSQNEHVISTGGGMVLSPENRQYMQQNGIVIYLQASAEVLSQRLSLNPENSQRPSLTGKSIIEEMEEILVKREPLYQACADFVVDASLATEDIVSCVKSYILSQKSNLI
- the proA gene encoding glutamate-5-semialdehyde dehydrogenase gives rise to the protein MLELEQMGKAAKAASWQLAQLSTNQKNQALNHIADLLETEIEAILAANQQDMEQAREQGMSEALLDRLLLTPERLRAITDDVRQVCRLADPVGQVIDGQLLDNGLQLSRRRVPLGVIGVIYEARPNVTIDVASLCLKTGNAVILRGGKETHYTNQAMVKVIQQALEQSGLPAAAVQAINKPDREWVAELLKMDRYVDMLIPRGGVGLHKLCREQSTIPVITGGIGVCHTFVDETVNIERALEIITNAKVQRPSACNSLETLLVHKKIAVDFLPSLSVKMKALGVTLHASKSAMVLLKDGPATVVEVTEDDYCDEWLSLDMNVKIVSDIGHAIEHIRAYGTAHSDAILTDSLQQADHFVRHVDSAAVYVNASTRFTDGGQFGLGAEVAVSTQKLHSRGPMGLDALTTYKWIGYGDYLPRR
- the proB gene encoding glutamate 5-kinase; protein product: MNGSQTLVVKLGTSVLTGGSRRLNRAHIVELVRQCAQQHEKGHRIIIVTSGAIAAGREHLGYPDLPATIASKQLLAAVGQSRLIQLWEQLFSIYGIHVGQMLLTRADLEDRERFLNARDTLQALLDNRIVPIINENDAVATAEIKVGDNDNLSALAAILGSADKLLLLTDIAGLYTADPRNNPDATLIAEVHDISDELKMMAGDSVSGLGTGGMATKLQAAGVAGRAGIDVIIAAGNRPDVIADVIEGNSVGTRFRGLATPMESRKRWIFGAPPAGEIIVDHGAEAAIIGKGSSLLPKGIKNVKGDFSRGEVICIRSLSGKDLAHGVCRYNSDALRLIAGHHSQQISQILGYEYGAVAVHRDDFIVI
- the crl gene encoding sigma factor-binding protein Crl, with product MTLPTSYSKNRLLKRFSALGPYVRELKCQNGYFFFDCLAVCVSAKVTPEKREFWGWWLELEEQDQGFVYNYQIGLFDKHGEWHVMGIKKKSDLEHLESTLQTFHQRLADAFDTLKLTLIPSENTATLQTQVIA
- the frsA gene encoding esterase FrsA, which codes for MTKQNLSESLFKPRFKQRETSTLVRYTCPQSGTASDSVLRSERRERWYRMINWLAWIWRGVNPLEIQDVLSRIAVTDAERSTEHLLDTVVGYRKGNWAFEWSQEAMHWQQEALNTGDVEKASEYWSKAATLYGIAAYPHLRGDELADQAIVLANKAYENAARFSDHELKKLVFRLEDGKSVTGLLHIPSHIEEPCPTIFVCASLDNVQSDFWRLFCEHLAPLGFAMLTVDMPSVGYSAKFTLTQDTCALHRQILQQLNRIPWIDHTRVGVFGFRFGANIAVRLAYLEPKLIKGVSVIGPIVHELLYDEKLQQKIPSMYIDVLANRLGIYHLDAERLRSELSCYSLKKQGLLGRRCTVPMFSVYWEDDIFSPRKDSKLIAMSSMDGSLRAIPATPIYRGFNRSLHEISVWLKEKVL
- the gpt gene encoding xanthine phosphoribosyltransferase; amino-acid sequence: MSEKYVVTWDMLQIHARQLAQRLLPVEQWKGIIAVSRGGLVPGALLARELGIRHVDTVCISSYDHDNQRELKVLKKAEGDGEGFIVVDDLVDTGGTAQAIRDMYPKAHFVTIFAKPTGRPLVDDYVVDIPQNTWIEQPWDMGVMFIPPICDK
- the pepD gene encoding beta-Ala-His dipeptidase, giving the protein MSELSTLSPQPLWDIFAQICAIPHPSYHEEALVAHIIEWAKNKKFHVERDEIGNVLIRKPASKGMENRKAVVLQAHLDMVPQKNNDTQHDFTQDPIRPYIDGDWVTADGTTLGADNGIGMASALAVLADESIKHGPLEVLLTMTEEAGMDGAFDLQSGWLQADILINTDSEEEGEIYMGCAGGIDVVTALQLSREALPTNYKTLQLTIKGLKGGHSGGDIHLGLGNANKLLARFLAAHTDELELKLIHLQGGTLRNAIPREGSTIIAVPAHKVEKLSQLKESYLETLKNEYAVVEHNLTLLLEETEISSHALTTDCQTRFISMLNSMPNGVIRMSDVAKGVVETSLNMGIVTMDEEKTEVICLIRSLIESGKDYVVEILRSLAKLSGAEIIASGSYPGWQPDANSPIMQLVRETYHQLFDKTPNIMVIHAGLECGLFKKPYPDMDMVSIGPTIRGAHSPDEKVHIKSVGQYWQLLTAILKAIPVKE